The sequence CACGGCCGTCACCTCGGGGTCGTCGTCGACGACGAGCGCCCGGGTCGCCGCCGACTGCTCGAACGCCGCCGCCACCACCTCCGCGTTCGACTCCGGAGCGCCCATCGACGACAGCCCCCAGTCGGCGGCGATATGCCCGACCCGCCAGTCGGTCTCCCGGAGGATCCGCTCGAACTGCGGAGCGTAGTGGCCGCCGCCGAAGCCGACGACGTGGCGGGTCCGGTCCGGGGCGTCGCCGGAGCCGCCGTGCGTCGCGCCGGTGCCGGCGGGACTGCCGGCCTCCGGCGTCGCATCCGACCGCACACCCGAGAGTTCCAGCACCGAGCGGGCGACCGCCCGGGCGCCTTCGGGGTCGGTCCACTCGGCCTCGCTGCTCCCGAGTTCCACGAACAACGACGGCGCGCCGACGTCGGTGGGGCCGTGGTGGGTGCACTCGATCCCGACCCCGTAGCGCTCTGGGGCGTGCCGGTCGAAGGCGTCGACGACGGCCCGCTGGACGTTCGGGCACGCCTGCGCGAGTTCGTTGGGGCCGCCGCCGTACTCCGCGGGCCCGAAGTTCCCGGTGAAATGTGCCGTCAGGAGGGGGCCGGTCTCGCCGGCGTGTCGCGAGAGGAACGCCACGAACGCCGGCGGCTCCGAGAAGGCGTCGGCGACCGCCTCGAGTTCGAGATGCAACTCCGCGAAGGTCCGGAGCTCGAAGTCGCCGTGCCGGCGGTAGGTGCCGCCGCCGTCGGCGTCGGCCCGACCTGCGTCCTCGTACTCGTCCCACTCGGCGAGCGACGTCACTGCCTCGCCGATGGCGACCGAGGCGTCGTCGGCGCGGCTGACTACCAGTCCGATCACGGGCTGGGGTGGCCGCTCCTCGGTATAAAACCCCTCGGAGCGGAGCGCGACCCCGGCGACGCCGCGTCAGTCGGCGCGCTCCGGCTCCGGCGGTTCCGGAACCGGCGCCCCGCGGACGTTCGCGACCGTGACGCGGGTGAGATGACGGAGGTCACGGCGGCGGGAGACGAGCAGGCCGACGCCGAGGACGATGTAGACGGCGGTGTAGATCAGAAGGAGGTAGATCGAGTACGTCTCCGCGACCGCCGCGGGGTACAGCCGGATGAACGTGAACTCGAGGGCGACCTGCGAGGCGAACAGGACGAGCAGCGCAAGCGACTCCCGGACGCTGATCCGGAAGTTCACCAGGATTGCGAGCGCGAAGAAGCTCTGGCCGGCG comes from Halobellus ruber and encodes:
- a CDS encoding D-aminoacyl-tRNA deacylase, whose amino-acid sequence is MIGLVVSRADDASVAIGEAVTSLAEWDEYEDAGRADADGGGTYRRHGDFELRTFAELHLELEAVADAFSEPPAFVAFLSRHAGETGPLLTAHFTGNFGPAEYGGGPNELAQACPNVQRAVVDAFDRHAPERYGVGIECTHHGPTDVGAPSLFVELGSSEAEWTDPEGARAVARSVLELSGVRSDATPEAGSPAGTGATHGGSGDAPDRTRHVVGFGGGHYAPQFERILRETDWRVGHIAADWGLSSMGAPESNAEVVAAAFEQSAATRALVVDDDPEVTAVIEDLGYRVVDETWLRETSGVDLDLVAALEAELEPIDEGLRLGSAAAAEAPSPGAFEVVSLPDDLLAEASGIDREAAADAVRTRAVAFETVEGGTKPRGRAAVTDSTALDGVVTALADVLREKYETVARNDDRVVATRQTFDPAAAAEAGVPEGPAFGRLSAGEPVAVDGRTVAPEEVHAEETVTFQI